A region from the Flavobacterium enshiense genome encodes:
- a CDS encoding DnaJ C-terminal domain-containing protein — protein MAYIDYYAVLGVQKTATAEEIKKAYRKLARQYHPDVNPNKEEASHKFKLINEANEVLGDPEKRKKYDEYGEHWEHADQYEEARRQQQQYGGGGFQDQQGAEGFNDYEAFSDFFGSMFGKEGRTKTTGFKGQDVSATLRLHLTDILTTQKQVLEVNGKKIRITIPAGVTNGQTIKIAGHGGKGYNNGPNGDLYITFDIINNTTFEVKGNDLYKTVPINMYDALLGGEVIVNTLNGKVKVPIAPETENNKKVKLRGKGLPIYKQEGVHGDMYITYAVELPKHLSVKEKELFEQLRSIRKQAL, from the coding sequence ATGGCATACATTGATTATTACGCCGTTTTGGGCGTCCAAAAAACAGCAACCGCGGAGGAGATTAAAAAGGCCTACCGGAAGCTGGCACGTCAATACCATCCCGATGTGAATCCTAACAAGGAAGAGGCAAGCCATAAATTTAAGCTGATCAATGAAGCCAATGAGGTGTTGGGTGACCCCGAAAAGCGCAAGAAATACGACGAGTACGGGGAGCATTGGGAACATGCCGACCAATATGAAGAGGCTCGCCGACAACAACAGCAATACGGAGGTGGAGGTTTTCAGGACCAACAGGGAGCAGAAGGTTTTAATGATTACGAAGCCTTTTCCGATTTCTTCGGATCGATGTTCGGTAAAGAAGGCAGGACGAAGACTACGGGTTTTAAAGGTCAGGATGTTTCGGCGACCCTGCGATTGCATCTGACAGATATTTTAACCACGCAAAAACAAGTATTGGAAGTAAATGGCAAAAAAATACGAATTACCATTCCGGCTGGCGTTACCAACGGGCAGACGATAAAAATAGCAGGACACGGCGGTAAAGGTTATAATAACGGGCCTAATGGTGATTTGTACATCACATTCGATATCATAAACAACACCACATTTGAAGTTAAAGGAAATGACCTATATAAAACAGTGCCAATCAATATGTATGACGCCCTCTTGGGAGGAGAAGTGATTGTGAATACCCTTAACGGAAAAGTAAAAGTACCCATTGCCCCCGAAACCGAGAACAATAAAAAAGTCAAGCTGCGCGGTAAAGGGCTGCCCATATACAAGCAGGAAGGTGTTCATGGTGATATGTATATTACCTATGCCGTGGAACTCCCCAAACATTTGTCGGTTAAAGAAAAAGAACTTTTCGAGCAATTACGTTCCATCAGAAAACAAGCATTATGA
- a CDS encoding chaperone modulator CbpM, producing the protein MSDKSIKISVITFCQYHQIEPDFVYALQESGLLDLQKEKEELYLLNQQIDILEKYIRMHYELGINIEGLEVITRLLTKMEEMQAELNLLKRRFGE; encoded by the coding sequence ATGAGTGACAAATCCATTAAAATATCCGTCATTACTTTTTGTCAGTACCATCAGATAGAACCTGACTTTGTTTATGCTTTGCAAGAAAGCGGACTGTTGGATTTACAAAAAGAGAAGGAAGAACTCTATCTCTTGAACCAACAGATTGACATATTGGAAAAGTACATCAGGATGCATTACGAGTTGGGAATTAACATTGAAGGACTCGAAGTGATAACCCGTTTGTTAACTAAGATGGAGGAAATGCAGGCTGAATTAAACTTGTTGAAAAGAAGATTTGGGGAGTGA
- a CDS encoding OsmC family protein translates to MKFNRRASANWKGSGMEGKGTVTTQSSVLNNTQYSFKSRFEEGVGTNPEELVAAAHCGCFAMKLSFLLTDAGFVPDDLQVEAKVTFEDGAITESHLDLKAKVPGISDEAFQKIAAEAKETCPISKSIKAAISLSAALV, encoded by the coding sequence ATGAAATTCAACAGGAGAGCAAGTGCCAACTGGAAAGGAAGCGGCATGGAAGGAAAAGGAACCGTAACCACGCAGAGTAGCGTATTAAACAATACCCAATATTCTTTTAAGTCCCGATTTGAGGAAGGGGTTGGGACTAATCCCGAAGAACTTGTTGCGGCGGCACATTGCGGCTGTTTTGCTATGAAACTGAGTTTTTTGCTTACGGATGCGGGTTTTGTACCGGATGATTTGCAAGTAGAAGCTAAAGTTACTTTTGAAGACGGTGCCATTACAGAAAGTCATTTGGATTTAAAAGCCAAAGTGCCAGGCATAAGTGATGAGGCCTTCCAGAAAATTGCTGCAGAAGCCAAAGAAACCTGTCCGATTTCTAAATCAATTAAAGCTGCAATTAGCCTGAGTGCTGCATTGGTGTAA
- the hmpA gene encoding NO-inducible flavohemoprotein — MTTEQKELIKATIPILQTGGEVLTAHFYNRMFTHNPELKNVFNMGNQANGRQKSALANAVLAYAENIDNPGVLIGALKSMGTKHRSLNIQPEQYQIVGNHLIHSIAEVVGEGATPEILDAWTAAYNELAEIMISIEKEMYAENDAKPGAWNGWRKFVIRNIVTESEEVKSFYLYPEDGQQIADYKAGQFVSVQVYVPELDLLQPRQYSLSSAFHPEYYRISVKKESCMEGNPSGMVSQTLHAKNEGDTVMLSAPAGLFHLQQDAKKPLVLISGGIGLTPMLSMLETNKANRGQNKNVWIHGCRNHSVHAFKTQVEQLKNEIPLETYTFYDSVANYDNGSNQVIAGQVDLEKCKEAILLDEANYYICGPELFIKTQYKALINLNVNKENIFYEEFGPNVINLN, encoded by the coding sequence ATGACCACAGAACAAAAAGAACTTATTAAAGCCACAATCCCAATTTTACAGACCGGCGGAGAAGTATTGACCGCTCACTTTTATAACCGAATGTTTACGCATAATCCTGAGTTGAAGAATGTTTTCAATATGGGAAATCAAGCCAATGGAAGGCAAAAATCGGCTTTGGCGAATGCGGTACTGGCTTATGCTGAGAATATTGACAACCCGGGTGTGTTAATAGGGGCGTTGAAAAGCATGGGGACCAAACACCGAAGCTTAAATATACAACCGGAACAATACCAAATTGTCGGAAACCATCTTATCCATTCGATTGCCGAAGTGGTAGGAGAGGGTGCTACTCCTGAAATACTTGATGCATGGACTGCAGCTTACAATGAACTGGCTGAAATCATGATTTCCATTGAAAAAGAAATGTATGCCGAAAACGACGCGAAACCTGGAGCATGGAATGGCTGGCGCAAATTCGTAATCAGAAATATCGTTACAGAATCAGAAGAGGTAAAATCGTTTTACTTATATCCGGAAGACGGGCAGCAGATCGCCGACTACAAAGCTGGTCAGTTTGTGAGTGTACAGGTTTATGTGCCGGAACTGGATTTATTGCAGCCAAGACAATACAGTTTGTCAAGTGCGTTTCATCCGGAATATTACCGCATTTCTGTGAAGAAAGAATCATGTATGGAAGGTAATCCATCCGGAATGGTTTCACAGACGCTTCATGCTAAAAATGAAGGTGATACAGTAATGCTTTCAGCACCAGCAGGTTTATTCCATTTACAGCAAGATGCTAAGAAACCGTTGGTATTGATAAGTGGCGGTATCGGGCTTACGCCTATGCTGAGCATGTTGGAGACCAATAAAGCCAATCGCGGTCAGAACAAGAATGTATGGATTCACGGTTGCCGAAATCATTCGGTGCATGCATTTAAAACCCAGGTGGAGCAGCTCAAAAATGAAATACCATTGGAAACCTATACGTTTTATGATTCGGTAGCAAATTATGATAATGGCAGTAACCAAGTTATTGCAGGCCAGGTCGATCTGGAAAAATGCAAAGAAGCCATTTTATTGGATGAAGCCAATTATTATATCTGTGGCCCGGAACTGTTTATTAAAACTCAGTATAAGGCGCTGATTAACCTCAATGTAAATAAGGAAAATATCTTTTATGAGGAGTTTGGCCCGAATGTCATTAATCTGAATTAA
- a CDS encoding oxygenase MpaB family protein: protein MNYFVKHNSIVRKIWGKSDTILFIFAGASAEFALNKAVDWLYYTGKLPSDPLGRLFSTVSYARRIVFSSMEQANKAIDSMRHIHTAVEQSRGTSIPDWAYRDVLFMLIHYSIAAHELLEEKLSDEEKEEVYNVFYRVGLRMGLKELPTTYLEWLPVRESHLKENLQKSTYTEDLFKQYKKHLGAMRFKVLLEAQKLVVPDRAKKLLDFSEFSFLTPVVPLYKISKLMKLDWLFKNILLPPDYKEQINGLDVAAAI, encoded by the coding sequence ATGAACTACTTTGTAAAACATAACTCGATTGTTAGAAAAATATGGGGAAAGAGTGACACCATTCTCTTTATTTTTGCCGGAGCGTCTGCTGAATTTGCCCTCAACAAAGCTGTGGACTGGCTGTACTATACCGGCAAACTTCCTTCCGACCCATTAGGCAGACTGTTCTCCACCGTTAGCTATGCCAGAAGGATTGTTTTTTCATCTATGGAGCAAGCTAATAAAGCCATTGATTCCATGCGACACATACATACCGCCGTGGAACAAAGCCGTGGAACTTCAATACCCGACTGGGCGTACCGCGATGTATTGTTTATGCTGATTCATTATTCGATTGCAGCACACGAGTTGCTTGAAGAAAAACTGAGTGATGAGGAAAAAGAGGAGGTTTACAATGTTTTTTACCGTGTAGGCCTAAGAATGGGATTGAAAGAACTCCCTACTACTTATCTTGAATGGCTACCTGTGAGGGAGTCCCATCTGAAAGAAAACCTTCAAAAGAGCACCTATACCGAAGATCTTTTCAAACAATATAAAAAACATCTTGGTGCCATGCGCTTTAAAGTACTGCTGGAAGCTCAAAAGCTTGTTGTTCCTGACAGGGCTAAAAAGTTATTGGATTTCAGTGAATTTTCTTTTCTGACCCCGGTAGTTCCGTTATATAAAATCAGTAAACTAATGAAACTGGACTGGTTGTTCAAGAATATTTTACTTCCTCCTGATTATAAGGAACAGATTAATGGGTTGGATGTAGCTGCAGCAATTTGA
- a CDS encoding DUF2809 domain-containing protein: MLLFNKNYFALTVLIFCVEVLIALFVHDNFVRPYLGDVLVVILIYCFLKSFIKLPVLTASVAVLLFAFGIEFLQFLDIVEKLHLESSKVARTVIGTSFSWIDLLTYVAGISIVIAAEKYWFNKDIKTLSENV, from the coding sequence ATGTTGCTATTTAATAAAAACTACTTTGCCTTGACAGTCTTGATTTTCTGTGTTGAGGTTTTGATTGCTCTATTTGTACATGACAATTTTGTACGTCCTTATCTTGGGGATGTTCTGGTTGTTATTTTAATTTATTGTTTTTTGAAATCGTTCATAAAGCTTCCTGTTTTGACGGCCTCGGTAGCTGTACTGCTTTTTGCGTTCGGTATAGAATTTCTTCAATTTTTGGATATAGTCGAAAAACTGCATTTAGAATCATCAAAAGTGGCCAGAACGGTAATAGGAACTTCATTCTCCTGGATTGATTTATTGACCTATGTTGCAGGAATCTCTATTGTAATTGCTGCAGAAAAGTATTGGTTTAATAAAGATATTAAAACACTGTCGGAAAACGTGTGA
- a CDS encoding DUF6642 family protein: MSDKKYIYCLESVQDAEVSGKSPIVPSLEALAMQYGITNVYKACDCIEGFEESISTLLYEDRHFKDYALIYLVFEGRSNELKIDNYYYSFEEIAEFFEGKLKGKIIHFANTLQLDLEEETFQYFLDVTGAKAVSGYVNSVPILSTMLDNLYFSLSQEYDDVVELTEALFEKQYTLCAGMGFRVYY, from the coding sequence ATGTCTGATAAGAAGTATATATACTGTCTTGAATCGGTCCAGGATGCAGAAGTATCCGGAAAGAGCCCTATTGTCCCATCGCTGGAAGCGTTAGCGATGCAGTACGGTATTACTAATGTATACAAAGCCTGCGACTGCATAGAGGGGTTTGAAGAGAGTATCAGTACCTTGTTGTATGAAGACCGTCATTTTAAGGATTATGCTCTTATTTATCTAGTGTTTGAGGGGAGAAGTAATGAACTCAAAATAGACAATTACTACTATAGCTTCGAGGAAATTGCCGAGTTTTTTGAAGGCAAACTGAAAGGCAAGATCATCCACTTTGCCAATACCCTGCAACTGGACCTGGAAGAGGAAACCTTTCAGTACTTCTTAGATGTTACCGGAGCCAAAGCGGTTTCCGGTTATGTAAATTCGGTTCCTATTTTAAGTACGATGCTGGACAATCTGTATTTTTCGCTTAGTCAGGAGTATGACGACGTGGTGGAGTTGACTGAGGCTTTGTTTGAGAAGCAGTATACATTGTGTGCCGGTATGGGGTTTAGGGTTTATTATTAA
- a CDS encoding GIY-YIG nuclease family protein, with protein sequence MKGYLYILECADGSYYTGSTTDLERRLEQHQRGEGANHTKKRLPVKLRYYEEYHRIDQAFYREKQIQGWSRKKKEALMQGNLELLSTLAISYKDLNK encoded by the coding sequence ATGAAAGGATACTTATACATCTTAGAATGCGCAGACGGAAGCTACTATACAGGAAGCACAACCGATTTAGAAAGAAGGCTCGAACAACACCAACGAGGAGAAGGCGCAAATCACACAAAGAAACGACTCCCCGTAAAACTTCGCTACTATGAAGAATACCATAGAATTGACCAAGCCTTTTACAGAGAAAAACAAATACAGGGTTGGAGCAGAAAAAAGAAAGAAGCACTAATGCAAGGCAATTTAGAACTTCTGTCCACATTAGCCATTTCATATAAAGATTTAAATAAATAA
- a CDS encoding DUF3427 domain-containing protein, with translation MNQGIYEELVTKLVNKKIEELDKSVFQIKTTTIDKAEAAQLLSQHIGSTIKHAFNLIKADDVLERQIDVANKIILFLRDEINKEEFDNDLIITEGKILKAVFTKIDSHFTDLDLRLKEITPYTRLTHSELFTGGNSGTTLESELRKEILSSDRVDLLVSFIKWKGIRILEQELKEFTNRGGKLRVITTTYVGATDSKAVEFLASLPNSEVKVSYNTGNERLHAKAYLFERNSGFHTGYIGSSNFSRSALTDGLEWNLKITTKEVGHIIDKFRKTFESYWQNTDFELFDPKNHVEKLAKALNEGKFSKDFQLNVSFFDIKPFTYQNEILEKLEVERSIHGRNKNLVVAATGTGKTVISAFDYKNFKRNNTSFKLLFIAHRKEILQQARATFQGILQDNNFGDLWVDGLEPSNNEYVFASVQTLNNKLNSVKLSPEYYDFIILDEAHHISATSYRPILNYFNPKVLLGLTATPERMDGENILDDFCNRVAAEIRLPEALNKKLLCPFQYFGITDSVDLTKVKWEKGRYVASELTNLYTNNDSRVGQIIKNLQKYTIDLNNVCALGFCVSIEHAIFMAEKFSLAGLKAAYLTGKNSTEREQLRWQLKNKEINYLFVVDIFNEGVDIPEIDTVLFLRPTESLTVFLQQLGRGLRLADGKECLTVLDFVGNARPEYDFESKFRAIIGKTTTSVQKEIENDFPHLPLGCSIVLEKKTKETILENIRKATSLNVNQLLNKIRNYQHQTTLPLTLNNFIEFNHIPIETIYKKDSWSRLRQRAGVIENFEDINEKQIYSAIRNKWLSTNSTSYFNFILDIANQGFNININEFNENEKMMLLMLHYDVWQNAGGFDSLEKSINEIGKNKVLVKEIIEVLELLIDKVDFKEVDIQLPYNQPLKLHARYTRDQILAAFRLSTFEKKSSSREGNAENINLNTEILFINLIKSEENFSPTTMYDDYAISETLFHWQSHNAYRPDKGKGLSYINHVVDNKKILLFVREKANDENGNTLGYVFIGEGIFKETEGSKPMNVKWELKEPLPNYLWKDSAKMAIG, from the coding sequence ATGAATCAAGGCATTTATGAAGAACTAGTTACAAAACTAGTGAATAAGAAAATTGAAGAATTAGACAAAAGTGTTTTCCAAATTAAAACAACTACAATAGATAAAGCCGAAGCTGCTCAATTGTTATCACAACATATCGGCAGTACTATTAAACATGCCTTTAACCTTATTAAAGCAGATGATGTTTTAGAGAGGCAAATAGATGTTGCTAATAAAATTATTCTGTTCTTAAGAGATGAAATAAACAAAGAAGAGTTTGATAATGATTTAATCATCACGGAAGGTAAAATCCTTAAAGCTGTCTTTACGAAAATTGACTCTCATTTCACTGATTTAGATTTACGTCTTAAAGAAATAACTCCATATACAAGATTAACTCATAGCGAACTATTCACAGGTGGTAATTCGGGAACAACGCTCGAAAGTGAATTAAGAAAAGAAATTCTTTCTTCAGATAGAGTGGATTTGTTGGTGTCTTTTATCAAATGGAAAGGCATTAGAATTTTAGAACAAGAATTGAAAGAATTTACCAATCGAGGAGGAAAACTACGAGTTATAACAACCACATATGTTGGAGCAACTGACTCCAAAGCTGTTGAATTTTTAGCTTCTTTACCTAATAGTGAAGTTAAAGTTTCTTATAACACAGGCAATGAGAGATTACATGCTAAAGCATATTTGTTCGAAAGAAATAGCGGATTTCATACTGGTTATATTGGGTCATCTAATTTTTCGCGTTCAGCATTGACCGATGGTTTAGAGTGGAACCTAAAAATTACGACAAAAGAAGTCGGTCATATTATCGATAAATTTCGTAAAACTTTTGAATCATATTGGCAAAACACAGATTTCGAATTGTTTGATCCTAAAAATCATGTTGAGAAACTTGCAAAAGCATTAAATGAAGGGAAATTCTCTAAAGATTTTCAATTAAATGTTTCTTTTTTTGATATTAAACCGTTTACATATCAAAATGAAATTCTTGAAAAATTAGAAGTGGAACGATCGATCCACGGGAGAAATAAAAATCTAGTTGTTGCTGCAACCGGTACCGGAAAAACTGTAATTTCTGCGTTTGATTATAAAAACTTTAAAAGAAATAATACTTCTTTTAAGTTATTGTTTATTGCTCACCGCAAAGAAATTTTGCAACAAGCAAGAGCTACCTTTCAAGGAATTTTACAAGATAATAATTTTGGAGATTTATGGGTTGATGGCTTAGAACCTTCAAATAACGAGTATGTATTTGCATCCGTTCAAACATTGAATAATAAATTAAATAGTGTAAAACTTTCACCTGAGTACTATGATTTCATAATACTTGATGAAGCACATCATATTTCTGCAACATCATACAGGCCTATTTTAAATTATTTTAACCCCAAAGTTCTTTTAGGACTTACTGCCACACCAGAACGTATGGATGGTGAAAATATTTTAGATGATTTTTGTAATCGTGTTGCTGCAGAAATTAGACTTCCTGAAGCATTGAACAAAAAGTTACTTTGCCCTTTTCAATATTTTGGAATTACCGATAGTGTTGATTTAACAAAAGTTAAATGGGAAAAAGGTAGATATGTTGCTAGTGAATTAACTAATCTTTATACCAATAATGATTCACGAGTTGGTCAGATAATTAAAAATCTCCAAAAGTATACAATAGATTTAAATAACGTTTGCGCACTTGGATTTTGTGTTAGCATCGAGCATGCAATTTTTATGGCGGAAAAATTTAGTCTTGCGGGCCTCAAAGCAGCCTATTTGACCGGTAAAAATTCTACTGAAAGAGAACAATTAAGATGGCAATTAAAGAACAAAGAAATAAATTATTTATTTGTTGTAGATATTTTTAATGAAGGTGTTGATATTCCCGAAATAGATACCGTTTTGTTTCTAAGACCAACAGAAAGTTTAACTGTTTTTTTACAGCAATTAGGTCGTGGTCTACGTTTGGCTGATGGAAAAGAATGTTTAACAGTACTTGATTTTGTTGGGAATGCTAGGCCTGAATATGATTTCGAAAGCAAGTTTAGAGCCATAATTGGTAAAACAACTACTTCAGTTCAAAAAGAAATTGAAAATGATTTTCCACACTTACCTTTAGGCTGTTCAATTGTTTTAGAGAAAAAAACAAAAGAGACAATCCTTGAAAACATTAGAAAAGCCACTTCTTTAAATGTAAATCAGCTCTTAAATAAAATCAGAAACTATCAGCATCAAACTACTTTACCCCTAACATTAAATAATTTCATTGAATTTAATCATATTCCTATTGAAACAATTTATAAAAAAGATAGTTGGTCAAGGTTGCGTCAAAGAGCCGGAGTCATTGAAAATTTTGAAGACATTAATGAAAAACAAATTTATTCCGCTATTAGAAATAAATGGTTGTCAACTAATTCTACTAGCTATTTCAATTTTATTTTAGACATAGCCAATCAAGGTTTCAACATTAATATCAATGAATTTAATGAAAATGAAAAAATGATGTTATTAATGTTGCACTACGACGTTTGGCAAAATGCAGGAGGATTTGATTCATTAGAAAAAAGTATAAATGAAATAGGAAAAAACAAAGTCCTAGTTAAGGAAATTATAGAAGTTTTAGAGCTATTAATTGATAAAGTTGATTTTAAAGAAGTTGATATTCAATTACCATATAATCAACCATTAAAACTACATGCTCGCTACACAAGAGATCAAATATTAGCTGCATTCAGGTTAAGTACTTTTGAAAAAAAATCATCTAGTAGGGAGGGTAATGCTGAAAATATAAATTTAAATACAGAAATACTCTTTATTAATTTAATCAAATCGGAAGAAAATTTTTCTCCAACAACTATGTATGATGATTACGCTATAAGTGAAACATTATTTCATTGGCAGTCCCATAATGCTTACAGACCTGATAAAGGAAAAGGATTGTCTTATATAAATCATGTTGTGGATAATAAAAAGATATTACTTTTTGTTAGAGAAAAGGCAAATGATGAAAATGGAAACACATTAGGTTATGTTTTTATAGGCGAAGGAATTTTTAAAGAGACAGAGGGATCAAAACCTATGAATGTAAAATGGGAACTAAAAGAACCGTTGCCAAATTATCTTTGGAAAGACTCAGCTAAAATGGCTATAGGATAA
- a CDS encoding (deoxy)nucleoside triphosphate pyrophosphohydrolase: MINVTCAIIFFDDKILAVQRSDKMKLPLKWEFPGGKLEQGESEIDCIKREIKEEINIEIDIIKKISNSIYDYGDFKINLIPFLAHYTTGEIQLYEHSDYKLLSKSELLNLDWAEADLPIVDELLKIGQL; the protein is encoded by the coding sequence ATGATTAATGTTACCTGTGCAATAATTTTTTTCGACGATAAAATATTGGCTGTTCAAAGAAGTGATAAAATGAAGTTGCCTTTAAAATGGGAATTTCCTGGAGGAAAATTAGAACAAGGAGAAAGTGAAATAGATTGTATAAAACGAGAAATAAAAGAAGAGATTAATATTGAAATTGACATTATTAAGAAGATTTCTAATAGCATTTACGATTATGGAGACTTCAAAATCAATTTGATACCATTTCTAGCGCATTATACGACCGGTGAAATCCAATTATATGAGCATTCCGATTATAAATTATTATCAAAATCAGAGTTGTTAAATTTAGATTGGGCCGAAGCAGATTTACCAATTGTTGACGAACTCTTAAAGATTGGACAGTTATGA
- a CDS encoding viroplasmin family protein: MAKKTKFYVVWKGRKTGVFTSWDDCKEQTNGFDGAVFKSFETKELAEKAFHSSSYDYIGKDKKVVSQLSEEELLLIGSPIEESIAVDGAWDNNTGLVEYQGVNYKTKEVLFHVGPLEDGTINMVEFLAIVHALALSKQEEWTLPIYSDSKIAIGWVSDKQVRTNHEPSEKNKKLFEMLDRAEKWLANNTYENNILKWETKAWGENPADFGRK; encoded by the coding sequence ATGGCAAAGAAAACTAAATTTTATGTAGTCTGGAAAGGAAGAAAAACAGGTGTTTTTACTTCTTGGGATGACTGTAAAGAACAAACCAATGGGTTTGATGGTGCGGTTTTTAAATCGTTTGAAACTAAAGAACTGGCGGAAAAGGCTTTTCACAGTTCAAGTTACGACTATATCGGTAAAGATAAAAAGGTAGTCAGTCAATTATCAGAAGAGGAACTACTGTTAATTGGCAGTCCTATTGAGGAAAGTATCGCGGTAGATGGTGCCTGGGATAACAATACAGGTTTAGTGGAGTATCAAGGTGTGAACTATAAAACAAAAGAGGTATTGTTTCACGTAGGGCCCTTAGAGGACGGCACCATCAATATGGTAGAGTTTCTAGCTATTGTCCATGCTTTGGCGTTGTCCAAACAAGAAGAATGGACGTTGCCCATTTATTCCGATAGTAAAATTGCAATAGGTTGGGTTAGCGATAAACAAGTCCGCACTAATCATGAGCCGAGTGAAAAGAATAAAAAATTATTTGAAATGTTGGATAGAGCCGAAAAATGGCTGGCAAATAATACCTATGAAAATAATATTTTAAAATGGGAAACCAAAGCCTGGGGGGAAAATCCTGCTGACTTCGGAAGAAAATAA